From the Gymnogyps californianus isolate 813 chromosome 2, ASM1813914v2, whole genome shotgun sequence genome, one window contains:
- the PENK gene encoding LOW QUALITY PROTEIN: proenkephalin-A (The sequence of the model RefSeq protein was modified relative to this genomic sequence to represent the inferred CDS: inserted 1 base in 1 codon), whose amino-acid sequence MALLLRLGCSLLALSTCLLPRVRADCGRDCAACAYRLGPRAGIHPLACTLECEGKLPSAKAWETCKELLQLAKLDLSEDGNIAPGDKKELDENHLLAKKYGGFMKRYGGFMKKMDELYRVEPEDEANGGEILAKRYGGFMKKDSDDDALANSSDLLKELLGTGDNPEAGHYREISENDGDVSKRYGGFMRSVKRXPELEDEAKELQKRYGGFMRRVGRPEWWLDYQKRYGGFLKRFADSILPSEEDGETYSKEVPEMEKRYGGFMRF is encoded by the exons ATGGCGTTGCTCCTGAGACTCGGCTGCTCGCTGCTGGCCCTCAGCACCTGCTTGCTGCCCAGGGTGCGGGCGGACTGCGGCCGCGACTGCGCCGCCTGCGCCTACCGCCTGGGACCCCGCGCCGGCATCCATCCCCTG GCTTGTACACTAGAATGTGAAGGAAAGCTGCCTTCTGCCAAAGCCTGGGAGACCTGCAAGGAGCTCCTGCAACTGGCAAAGCTGGATCTTTCCGAGGATGGCAACATTGCTCCAGGAGACAAGAAAGAGCTGGATGAGAACCATTTGCTTGCAAAGAAGTATGGAGGCTTCATGAAAAGATATGGGGGGTTCATGAAGAAAATGGATGAGCTCTATCGGGTAGAACCAGAGGATGAAGCTAACGGAGGAGAGATCCTGGCTAAGAGGTATGGAGGGTTTATGAAGAAAGACTCGGATGATGATGCCCTTGCTAATTCCTCTGATCTGCTGAAGGAGCTCCTAGGAACAGGGGATAACCCTGAAGCGGGGCATTACCGAGAGATAAGTGAAAATGACGGGGACGTCAGCAAAAGATACGGAGGCTTCATGAGAAGCGTAAAGC AGCCCGAATTGGAAGACGAAGCCAAAGAGCTGCAAAAGAGATACGGTGGTTTCATGAGAAGAGTGGGCAGGCCAGAATGGTGGCTGGATTACCAGAAACGATACGGTGGGTTTCTTAAGCGCTTCGCCGACTCCATCCTCCCTTCAGAAGAAGATGGGGAAACTTATTCCAAAGAGGtcccagagatggaaaagagaTATGGTGGATTTATGAGATTTTAA